A part of Synechococcus sp. KORDI-49 genomic DNA contains:
- a CDS encoding 2Fe-2S iron-sulfur cluster-binding protein, with the protein MSDTAAAVATYNVSAEFEGATHSFPCRADQTVLNAAEAAGVTLPSSCCSGVCTTCAAVISEGSVEQSDAMGVKAELQQQGYALLCVSFPRADLILKAGQEDALYEAQFGQYQK; encoded by the coding sequence ATGTCCGACACCGCAGCGGCTGTGGCCACGTACAACGTCAGCGCTGAGTTTGAGGGCGCAACCCACAGCTTTCCCTGCCGGGCGGATCAGACCGTGCTCAACGCCGCTGAAGCGGCTGGGGTCACCCTGCCCAGTTCCTGCTGTTCCGGGGTCTGCACCACCTGCGCGGCGGTGATCAGCGAAGGCAGCGTCGAGCAGTCGGATGCGATGGGGGTGAAGGCGGAACTGCAGCAGCAGGGGTATGCGCTGCTGTGCGTGTCGTTCCCCAGGGCTGATCTGATCCTCAAGGCCGGTCAGGAAGATGCCCTCTATGAAGCCCAGTTCGGTCAATACCAGAAGTGA
- a CDS encoding putative 2OG-Fe(II) oxygenase, protein MTLKLHQLFPSAVATVQLPLDPLDLAGHLQTLLNLRGEAEGNPSPGCAWTGDLNGIWQLHQRAEFRDLAGRVVEAAWHYLDAVGFDRTRVALHLQRSWPVLSDWDQLVGRHHHPNAHLSAVLYLSGTGSGEEGMLRLHAPLRPNELVPGLAVGHGGPIAEGHPLNADHWDLAPQPGLLVLFPSRMDHSVLPNADPEALRSSISFDFVLTAPAEGDPPEYLSPHPATWEQAARQST, encoded by the coding sequence ATGACCCTGAAGCTCCATCAGCTCTTCCCCAGCGCCGTCGCGACGGTGCAGCTGCCGCTGGATCCCCTGGATCTGGCCGGCCATCTGCAGACGCTGCTGAACCTGCGCGGCGAGGCGGAGGGGAATCCATCGCCCGGCTGCGCCTGGACCGGTGATCTCAACGGCATCTGGCAGCTGCATCAGCGGGCGGAGTTCCGCGACCTGGCCGGACGGGTGGTGGAGGCGGCCTGGCACTACCTGGATGCCGTCGGTTTCGATCGCACCCGGGTGGCGCTGCATCTGCAGCGCAGCTGGCCTGTGCTAAGCGACTGGGATCAGCTGGTGGGACGTCACCACCATCCCAATGCGCACCTCAGTGCCGTCCTGTATCTGAGTGGTACAGGGTCAGGAGAGGAGGGGATGCTGCGGCTGCATGCGCCGCTGCGTCCCAATGAGCTCGTGCCTGGGCTGGCCGTGGGGCATGGCGGACCGATCGCGGAAGGACATCCCTTGAATGCGGACCACTGGGACCTGGCGCCGCAGCCCGGTCTGCTGGTGCTGTTCCCCTCCCGGATGGACCACAGCGTGCTCCCGAACGCGGATCCCGAGGCGCTGCGCAGTTCGATCAGTTTCGACTTCGTGCTCACGGCACCGGCGGAGGGGGATCCGCCGGAATATCTCTCACCCCATCCGGCGACCTGGGAGCAGGCCGCGCGGCAGTCCACCTGA